One Syntrophales bacterium genomic window, GTCCCCAATTTTCTTTCTTTGTGCCTCTGTGCCTCGATCTATCGGCTTTGGCCGATAGCAACTAATTTTGCATTTTCTGTTTTGATATTGTCAAAGTATCCGTCTATAATCTTTCTGGCGATTGGTGCTGCTGCTGATCCACCATGGCCGCCATGTTCAACAACAACTACCACGGCTATCTCAGGATTTTTGGAAGGTGCAAAGCAAACAAAGAGGGCGTGATCTCTCAACTTATATGGGGTTTTTCCCTCCGCAACATCTTCCCCATCTTCCGGCATACTGACAACCTGAGCTGTACCGGTCTTTCCGCACACATCCTCTTCCTTCCTCTTTAAAGCCCGCCCTGTTCCTTGATTTTCATTAACCGCTCCCCATAATGCCTGTTTTAATATTTCAATGTTTTTTTCACTGACGGGGATGTGAGATTTTATTTCCGGATTAAATTCCTCGATGATCTGTCCCTCGGCGGTTTCAATCCTTTTTACAATCCTGGGAACACACAAAGTTCCTTCATTCGCCAGGGCACAATATGCGTTCAGCAGTTGTATTGGTGTTACCAGCATGAATCCTTGCCCTATCGATACAGAAATCGTTTCACCCATTTGCCATGGTTCCTTGAATCTATTTAACTTCCACTCCCTTGTCGGGACCAAACCGCTTTTTTCTCCTGGGAGATTTATACCTGTTTTTGCTCCCAGGCCGA contains:
- the mrdA gene encoding penicillin-binding protein 2; the encoded protein is PGYNVVLTIDSNLQKIAQDAFEGKAGSVVVMDPRDGSVLVMLSSPSFDPNLFNRGISADNWERLLSNPLHPMENRAISGMYPPGSTYKLIVAAAALEEGLITPETSFFCDGSFILGNRTSRCWKKGGHGEISLHRAIVESCDVYFYNLGKLVGIAKLAEYSRGFGLGAKTGINLPGEKSGLVPTREWKLNRFKEPWQMGETISVSIGQGFMLVTPIQLLNAYCALANEGTLCVPRIVKRIETAEGQIIEEFNPEIKSHIPVSEKNIEILKQALWGAVNENQGTGRALKRKEEDVCGKTGTAQVVSMPEDGEDVAEGKTPYKLRDHALFVCFAPSKNPEIAVVVVVEHGGHGGSAAAPIARKIIDGYFDNIKTENAKLVAIGQSR